A genomic window from Nitrospinota bacterium includes:
- the rlmD gene encoding 23S rRNA (uracil(1939)-C(5))-methyltransferase RlmD, translating to MAKPSHTIPVKVGDQLELTVETQGSSGDGICRHEGYTLFVPDGLPGDRVMGEISKVTPRFGVAQVVERLEASPHRVAPPCPVFLECGGCKLQDLHYDQQMAFKVQVVTEALEHIGKITPQAPIKTLPAERPYNYRNKGSFAVALKEKKLQVGFYQQGTHEVANSSTCDILLSPINEVKEHIRGLVEKHKVLIYSEKWKKGFLRGIIVRHSEATSETLIGFVTTKGRLPNPFMKELTHPEFVERFHVTGIVQNLNDRDTNAIFGKNTRTLWGKDRFSDELDGLKFNLSLGSFMQVNSQQAVTLYETIRQWVTPGKGKVLDAYCGSGGISLWLARAGLSVIGIEEFPDAIENAKESAQLNGIDSCEFLQGTVEKHLPKIVEAENIDTVIVDPPRKGCSDEVLQSILKIAPEQIIYVSCNPATLARDLKNMEPYHIEDMVVVDMFPQTHHVETAVLLRK from the coding sequence ATGGCAAAGCCCAGTCACACCATTCCAGTTAAAGTCGGCGACCAGTTGGAGCTGACGGTTGAAACCCAGGGTTCGAGCGGCGATGGCATCTGCCGTCATGAGGGATACACCCTGTTCGTTCCCGATGGCCTGCCCGGCGACCGGGTGATGGGCGAGATCAGCAAAGTCACTCCACGTTTTGGGGTTGCACAGGTGGTGGAGCGGTTGGAGGCTTCCCCGCACCGCGTTGCCCCCCCCTGCCCCGTGTTCTTAGAATGCGGCGGCTGTAAATTGCAAGACTTGCATTACGATCAGCAGATGGCGTTCAAGGTACAAGTGGTGACCGAGGCTCTTGAGCACATCGGCAAGATCACGCCCCAGGCCCCCATCAAAACTCTGCCTGCCGAGCGCCCCTACAACTACCGCAACAAGGGAAGCTTTGCGGTGGCGCTCAAGGAGAAAAAACTGCAAGTCGGTTTCTACCAGCAAGGCACGCATGAGGTGGCCAATTCTTCCACCTGCGACATCCTGCTATCCCCCATCAACGAAGTGAAGGAACACATTCGCGGGCTGGTGGAAAAACACAAGGTCCTCATTTACAGCGAAAAATGGAAAAAGGGATTTCTGCGCGGTATCATCGTCCGCCATTCGGAAGCGACTTCTGAAACGCTCATCGGCTTCGTCACCACCAAGGGCCGGCTTCCCAACCCGTTCATGAAGGAATTGACCCACCCTGAATTTGTGGAACGCTTCCACGTCACCGGCATCGTGCAAAACCTCAACGACCGGGACACCAACGCCATCTTCGGTAAAAACACCCGGACCCTGTGGGGCAAGGACCGTTTTTCCGATGAACTGGACGGCTTGAAATTTAACCTGTCATTGGGTTCGTTCATGCAGGTCAATTCGCAACAAGCGGTCACTCTGTATGAAACCATCCGCCAATGGGTGACGCCGGGCAAAGGCAAAGTGCTGGACGCCTACTGTGGGTCGGGCGGCATCAGCCTGTGGCTGGCGCGCGCGGGATTGTCGGTGATCGGCATCGAAGAATTCCCGGACGCGATCGAAAACGCCAAGGAAAGCGCCCAACTGAACGGCATCGACTCCTGCGAGTTTTTACAGGGAACGGTGGAAAAGCATCTGCCGAAAATCGTTGAAGCGGAAAACATCGACACGGTGATCGTCGATCCACCGCGCAAAGGCTGTTCGGATGAGGTGCTGCAATCCATCCTGAAAATTGCGCCCGAACAGATCATCTATGTTTCCTGCAACCCTGCGACCCTGGCGCGCGATCTCAAAAATATGGAGCCTTATCATATCGAGGACATGGTGGTCGTCGATATGTTCCCGCAGACGCACCATGTGGAGACGGCGGTACTGCTCAGGAAGTGA
- a CDS encoding helix-turn-helix transcriptional regulator, translating into MIKNEKQYKITKSKFKDLERSLKVCKEGTFPDKTIHKAMADSLKSLMGDLENEIREYENLKNKKAPTLKIGSLADLPDVLVRSRISQGLTQKQLADKLGMPAQQIQRYESENYRRVSFGTLLDISKTLNFDLDKGSKARILYGHSDEAKPAKKTKRKISTKKLKPALEA; encoded by the coding sequence ATGATCAAAAACGAAAAACAATACAAGATTACAAAATCAAAGTTTAAAGATTTGGAACGGTCTTTAAAAGTCTGCAAGGAAGGGACTTTTCCAGATAAGACCATTCATAAAGCAATGGCGGATTCTCTCAAGTCTTTAATGGGTGACCTTGAAAATGAAATCCGGGAATATGAGAACCTTAAAAATAAAAAAGCTCCCACTTTAAAAATTGGTTCTTTGGCAGATCTTCCAGACGTGCTGGTGCGTTCTCGAATTTCTCAAGGGTTGACCCAAAAGCAATTGGCGGACAAGTTAGGAATGCCCGCTCAACAGATTCAACGCTATGAATCCGAGAATTATCGGCGAGTCAGTTTTGGAACCCTATTGGATATCTCCAAGACTTTGAATTTTGATTTAGACAAAGGCTCAAAAGCCAGGATACTTTACGGTCATTCGGATGAGGCCAAGCCTGCTAAGAAAACCAAAAGGAAAATTTCGACGAAAAAATTGAAGCCCGCTTTGGAAGCATAA
- a CDS encoding DUF932 domain-containing protein: MQWTNESPWHGTGVDIETNLSPREIMIRADLDQPLSKNKKLKSRANDKAVRFFKAFADFGKARLVAFGNLEEESILWALTDLDADFTLPGGDTLKGCLLLYSKNDKREKVQVQFMTLRVACNSTLPVPFKGRAIFSNILLDALKFDEVMTQKAVDTCALGREAIAAFAVSAGRLAEYKVDDETAIRFMFDVFQPEDSLQLSSISETEIVEKAEDKTKKAIAAIKNAPGQELESAQMTAWGLVNAVAYIVDHHMGKNPDFRLRQAWFAFNATVKKRALDLALGLLK, from the coding sequence ATGCAATGGACCAACGAAAGCCCCTGGCACGGAACGGGTGTGGACATCGAGACCAACCTGTCCCCGCGTGAGATCATGATCCGGGCGGATCTTGATCAACCGCTCTCCAAAAACAAAAAGCTCAAATCCCGCGCCAATGACAAGGCGGTGCGTTTCTTTAAAGCCTTCGCCGATTTCGGCAAGGCGCGACTCGTGGCCTTTGGCAACCTGGAAGAAGAATCCATTCTCTGGGCGCTGACCGATCTGGACGCGGATTTCACCTTGCCGGGTGGGGATACGTTAAAAGGTTGTCTCCTGCTGTATTCCAAGAATGATAAACGGGAAAAGGTGCAAGTCCAGTTCATGACCCTGAGAGTGGCCTGCAACAGCACCCTGCCTGTCCCTTTTAAAGGCAGAGCCATTTTTTCAAATATCCTTCTGGACGCGTTAAAATTTGACGAGGTCATGACCCAAAAAGCGGTCGACACCTGCGCCCTTGGCCGGGAAGCGATTGCCGCGTTTGCGGTCTCAGCCGGGCGGCTGGCGGAATACAAAGTGGACGATGAAACGGCTATCCGTTTTATGTTTGATGTCTTCCAGCCGGAGGATTCCCTGCAACTGTCCTCCATTAGCGAAACGGAGATTGTGGAAAAAGCCGAGGATAAAACCAAAAAGGCCATTGCGGCCATTAAGAATGCTCCGGGACAGGAGTTGGAATCCGCACAAATGACGGCGTGGGGATTGGTGAACGCTGTGGCTTATATTGTGGATCATCATATGGGTAAAAATCCGGATTTCCGTTTGCGGCAGGCCTGGTTTGCGTTCAACGCCACGGTCAAGAAACGGGCGCTCGACTTGGCGCTGGGGCTGTTGAAATGA
- a CDS encoding DUF932 domain-containing protein — translation MEWTHEKPWQRLGVEIESTLSAREMSVKLQLDWEVVKTPSQRPKSPANQETFRFFKAFVEAGDTRIESYGSLDAGRILWALAPVNAEFTLQATDTMKAYLLMASRHEDRQSIEFQFLTVREACHNMFQVPVKVRSTFTNSFRKPFTTRFPFLNQNPQKFDESMTQKAQKYFAAGREAISAFAIDAERLASHKVGSDTVNRFMSDVFQQEGDDKAEESIKIAIEAMGKAPGHDMETAQMTAWGLLNAVTYTVDHHLGKNPDIRLRQAWFGANAKVKKRAFDLALALL, via the coding sequence ATGGAATGGACCCATGAAAAACCCTGGCAGAGATTGGGCGTGGAAATCGAGTCCACCCTGTCGGCCCGCGAGATGTCGGTCAAGCTGCAACTCGACTGGGAGGTGGTCAAAACCCCGTCGCAACGACCGAAATCCCCCGCCAATCAGGAGACGTTCCGTTTCTTTAAAGCCTTTGTCGAAGCCGGGGACACGCGCATCGAATCCTACGGCAGTCTGGACGCGGGACGCATCCTCTGGGCTCTTGCCCCGGTGAACGCGGAATTCACCCTGCAAGCGACGGACACGATGAAAGCTTACCTGTTGATGGCATCCCGCCATGAGGACCGGCAGTCCATTGAATTTCAGTTCCTGACTGTTCGGGAGGCTTGTCACAATATGTTTCAAGTTCCTGTCAAGGTGAGGAGCACCTTCACCAACAGCTTCCGCAAGCCCTTCACTACCCGGTTTCCATTTCTGAATCAGAACCCGCAGAAGTTTGACGAGTCCATGACTCAAAAAGCACAAAAATACTTCGCCGCAGGCCGGGAAGCAATATCCGCGTTTGCCATCGATGCCGAACGCCTGGCAAGCCACAAAGTGGGTTCAGATACGGTCAACCGTTTCATGTCCGATGTTTTTCAGCAGGAGGGTGATGATAAAGCCGAGGAGAGCATTAAAATTGCCATTGAAGCGATGGGCAAGGCTCCGGGTCACGACATGGAAACCGCACAAATGACGGCCTGGGGATTGCTTAACGCCGTGACTTACACGGTCGACCATCATCTCGGCAAAAATCCGGATATCCGTTTGCGGCAGGCCTGGTTTGGAGCCAACGCGAAAGTCAAGAAACGGGCGTTCGATCTGGCGCTGGCGTTGTTGTGA
- the kdsA gene encoding 3-deoxy-8-phosphooctulonate synthase — MSLSLKRTKGVKIGSVTIGGDNPLALIGGPCVIESEKNAMEIAEKLKRITSDQGVPFIFKASYDKANRSSIDSFRGPGLRAGLAVLKKIRDELQVPVLSDIHKEEEIGPAAEVLDVLQIPAFLCRQTDLLVKAAQSGKPVNIKKGQFMAPWDMKNVVHKVEQGGCQEILLTERGFMFGYNNMVVDMRSLTLMREYGYPIIYDATHSLQLPGGKGTKSDGQRELIPDITRGAVAVGCDALFMEIHTDPDNALSDGPNMLKIETLPELLRQIQPISQVVRGQKPVSS; from the coding sequence ATGAGCCTTTCACTCAAACGCACCAAAGGTGTAAAAATTGGCTCCGTTACCATCGGCGGCGACAATCCCCTGGCCTTGATCGGCGGTCCCTGCGTGATTGAATCGGAAAAGAACGCGATGGAGATTGCGGAAAAACTCAAACGCATCACCAGCGATCAAGGCGTGCCCTTCATCTTCAAGGCCTCTTACGACAAGGCGAACCGCTCCTCCATCGACTCATTTCGCGGACCGGGGCTTCGAGCCGGTCTGGCTGTGCTCAAGAAAATCCGGGATGAGCTGCAAGTCCCCGTGCTGTCCGACATTCATAAGGAAGAAGAAATCGGCCCTGCCGCCGAGGTGCTGGACGTCTTACAGATTCCGGCTTTCCTGTGCCGGCAGACGGACCTTCTGGTCAAGGCCGCCCAATCGGGCAAGCCTGTCAACATCAAAAAAGGACAGTTCATGGCCCCCTGGGACATGAAAAATGTGGTCCACAAAGTGGAACAAGGCGGCTGTCAGGAAATTTTGCTGACCGAGCGCGGGTTCATGTTCGGCTACAACAACATGGTGGTGGACATGCGTTCCTTGACCTTGATGCGGGAATACGGCTATCCCATTATTTATGACGCCACGCACAGCCTGCAATTGCCGGGCGGCAAAGGCACCAAGAGCGATGGCCAGCGGGAACTCATCCCCGATATCACTCGTGGGGCGGTGGCGGTGGGATGCGATGCGTTGTTCATGGAAATCCATACCGACCCGGACAATGCCCTGTCCGATGGACCCAATATGCTGAAAATCGAAACCCTGCCGGAACTGCTCAGGCAGATTCAACCCATCAGCCAGGTGGTGCGGGGCCAGAAACCCGTGTCCTCCTGA
- a CDS encoding nodulation protein NfeD, whose product MTWIQKTLLTVLVLFLMPFQAFAEGRIVVVEISGAINPVVAEFVTDEIIEANLAGEELIVIRMDTPGGLDTSMRQIIKGIQNSRIPVASFVGPSGSRAASAGTFITIASHIAAMAPGTNIGAAHPVNLMGGGGGEQAKTMEGKVVQDASAYIRSLAEKRGRNAHWAELAVTKSLSISAEEAKKLAVIDLVAFNVEALVLALDGREVNVDSKTVTLKTAGKEIVYHAMDKRQQILDTISNPNVAYILMMLGLVGLYFELSNPGLILPGVVGGISMILALYAMQTLPINYAGLLLIVLGLVLFIVEINVMSFGLLSAGGVISILLGSLMLIDSEDPAMQISKTVLLPTLGVFTLISLGILYLAAKSQRHRAVSGVEGLIGAQGIVKADLDLSGSVLIHGEIWNAESDVKVQAGEKVIVNSVQGLKLKVKPAPELPPE is encoded by the coding sequence ATGACCTGGATACAAAAGACTCTATTAACCGTTCTTGTTCTCTTTCTGATGCCCTTTCAGGCATTTGCCGAGGGGAGAATTGTCGTCGTCGAAATATCCGGGGCGATCAATCCTGTTGTCGCCGAATTCGTCACCGATGAAATCATAGAGGCCAACCTGGCCGGGGAAGAATTAATCGTGATTCGGATGGACACCCCCGGCGGACTCGACACCTCCATGCGGCAGATCATCAAGGGAATACAGAATTCCCGCATCCCAGTTGCCAGCTTTGTCGGTCCCAGCGGTTCCAGGGCCGCATCGGCGGGAACGTTTATCACCATCGCCTCACATATAGCGGCCATGGCCCCAGGGACAAACATCGGCGCCGCCCACCCGGTCAACCTGATGGGGGGAGGTGGCGGGGAACAAGCCAAAACCATGGAAGGCAAGGTCGTTCAGGATGCTTCGGCCTACATCCGCTCTCTGGCGGAAAAGCGCGGGCGTAATGCGCATTGGGCGGAACTGGCTGTGACCAAAAGCCTTTCCATTTCTGCCGAAGAGGCGAAGAAATTGGCCGTCATCGATCTGGTCGCCTTCAATGTGGAAGCCCTGGTCCTGGCTTTGGATGGGCGCGAGGTAAACGTCGATTCCAAAACCGTTACCCTGAAGACCGCTGGTAAAGAGATCGTTTATCATGCAATGGATAAACGGCAGCAGATTCTGGACACCATTTCCAATCCCAATGTGGCCTATATCCTGATGATGCTGGGTCTTGTCGGGTTGTATTTTGAATTGTCCAATCCGGGACTGATTTTACCGGGTGTGGTCGGCGGCATCAGCATGATCCTCGCCTTGTACGCCATGCAGACCCTGCCGATCAATTATGCCGGTCTGCTGTTGATCGTTCTGGGGCTGGTGTTGTTTATTGTGGAAATCAACGTGATGAGTTTTGGTCTCTTGTCGGCGGGCGGGGTGATCTCCATTTTATTGGGGTCCTTGATGCTCATCGACAGCGAAGATCCGGCGATGCAGATTTCCAAAACCGTTCTCCTGCCAACACTGGGAGTATTCACCCTGATTTCCCTGGGGATATTGTATCTTGCGGCGAAGTCTCAAAGACACCGCGCAGTTTCCGGAGTGGAAGGGTTGATCGGGGCTCAGGGTATTGTGAAAGCGGATCTGGATCTTTCCGGCAGTGTCCTCATTCATGGGGAGATATGGAATGCGGAAAGCGATGTTAAAGTTCAGGCCGGGGAAAAAGTGATCGTGAATTCAGTACAGGGCCTCAAGCTCAAGGTGAAACCGGCGCCAGAGCTTCCTCCAGAGTGA
- a CDS encoding alpha/beta hydrolase encodes MKLPKLFLHGTEDEVVPYELGRKLYSAAADPKEFYDIEGAGHNDTYIMGGREYYTELNRFITKTLKEMKNQ; translated from the coding sequence ATGAAACTGCCCAAACTGTTTCTGCACGGGACGGAGGATGAGGTGGTTCCTTATGAGTTGGGAAGAAAACTGTATTCTGCGGCGGCGGACCCCAAGGAGTTTTATGATATCGAAGGCGCTGGTCACAACGATACCTATATCATGGGAGGCCGGGAATATTACACCGAGTTGAATCGGTTTATCACAAAGACGTTGAAGGAAATGAAAAACCAATAA
- the proB gene encoding glutamate 5-kinase produces the protein MEHTVREQIIKRLKRVVIKIGSSVISHREPGKAPLVQGLSQEMVRHYAQQIKRIVDSGCEVVLVSSGAIMAGRNRLGLTRSNLSIPEKQACAAIGQSFLMHAYEKKFEKQGLKVAQILLSSDDLDNRRRYLNAKHTIEALLSYGVIPIINENDSVTVDEIKIGDNDTLSATVACLADAQLLIILSDVEGLYSRDPTLKARKGEEPPELIHHINKVTPDVEKLAGKSNNLVTVGGMITKVLAAKKTMSFGIPTLLLNGLDKKVMEKALQGEMVGTLFWSDDEKIRNRKHWIAHTLKPKGTITIDAGAKKALVEGRKSLLPAGVVKVEGSFEFGNSVCVVDENSGEIARGLVNYNTRDLEKIKGLKTSDVRDLLGSNYYEEVIHRDDMVVFY, from the coding sequence ATGGAGCATACAGTCAGGGAACAAATAATCAAACGCCTCAAGCGGGTGGTGATCAAGATCGGCAGTAGCGTCATTTCTCACCGCGAACCCGGTAAAGCTCCCTTGGTGCAAGGGCTCAGTCAGGAGATGGTCCGGCATTACGCCCAGCAGATCAAGCGCATCGTTGATAGCGGGTGCGAGGTGGTTCTGGTGTCGTCCGGCGCCATCATGGCGGGCCGGAACCGGCTGGGGCTGACCCGAAGCAATCTGAGCATCCCGGAAAAACAGGCCTGTGCCGCCATCGGTCAAAGTTTTCTCATGCACGCTTACGAAAAAAAATTCGAGAAGCAGGGGTTGAAAGTCGCCCAGATCCTGTTGAGTAGCGACGATTTGGACAACCGCCGCCGCTATCTGAACGCCAAGCACACCATCGAAGCGCTTCTCAGTTACGGCGTCATTCCCATCATCAACGAAAACGATTCGGTCACAGTGGACGAAATCAAGATCGGCGACAACGACACGCTTTCGGCGACCGTGGCCTGTCTTGCGGACGCGCAACTGCTGATCATCCTGTCCGATGTGGAGGGGCTTTATTCCAGAGACCCGACGCTGAAAGCCAGGAAGGGCGAGGAACCGCCTGAATTGATCCATCATATTAACAAGGTGACTCCGGACGTGGAGAAACTTGCCGGGAAAAGCAACAACCTGGTGACCGTGGGCGGAATGATTACCAAAGTCCTCGCCGCCAAAAAGACCATGAGTTTTGGCATTCCCACACTTCTGCTCAACGGGCTGGATAAAAAGGTGATGGAAAAGGCGCTGCAAGGTGAAATGGTGGGAACCTTGTTCTGGTCGGACGATGAGAAAATCCGCAACCGCAAACACTGGATCGCGCATACGTTGAAACCCAAGGGGACGATCACCATCGATGCCGGGGCGAAAAAAGCCCTTGTTGAGGGCCGGAAAAGTCTGCTTCCCGCTGGAGTGGTAAAGGTAGAGGGAAGCTTCGAGTTTGGTAATTCTGTCTGCGTGGTGGATGAAAACTCCGGCGAGATCGCCCGCGGATTGGTCAACTACAACACCCGGGATCTGGAAAAAATCAAGGGACTGAAAACTTCAGATGTGAGGGACCTCCTTGGCAGTAATTATTATGAAGAAGTGATCCACCGCGACGACATGGTGGTGTTTTATTGA
- a CDS encoding YkgJ family cysteine cluster protein — translation MTKWWEKEPLRFECQTDCFKCCCKPGLVYFDSEDIRKISTHFDTTPKDFKTSYLKRDDAYWVLEVEDDAPCPFLSTEGCGIHEAKPKQCQTYPFWEENLDSKNMWRMVGGFCPGIDKGPMVMIETIKEFLKKFRL, via the coding sequence ATGACTAAATGGTGGGAAAAAGAACCTCTGCGTTTCGAATGCCAAACCGATTGCTTCAAGTGTTGTTGCAAGCCGGGTCTGGTTTATTTCGACTCCGAAGATATCCGCAAAATATCGACTCATTTCGATACCACCCCAAAAGATTTCAAAACTTCCTACCTCAAACGGGACGATGCGTATTGGGTGCTGGAAGTCGAGGACGATGCGCCCTGTCCATTTTTATCCACTGAGGGTTGCGGCATTCATGAAGCCAAACCCAAACAATGCCAGACCTACCCGTTCTGGGAGGAAAACCTGGATTCTAAAAATATGTGGCGCATGGTGGGCGGGTTCTGCCCCGGCATCGATAAAGGCCCGATGGTCATGATCGAAACCATTAAGGAATTTTTGAAGAAGTTCAGGCTGTAA
- a CDS encoding adenylosuccinate synthase: MPVAIVLGMQWGDEGKGKIIDLLSEEVDIVARYQGGHNAGHTICFDDHEFVLHLIPSGIFHQGKLCVIGNGVVIDPAALIQEMEELKKTGIDLKDRLVLSDRANIILPYHTTSDKGRESDGKFQKIGTTGRGIGPSYADKIARTGIRTCDFLDEDRLREQFHANYQEKKQILKNLYDHDLPEFETMFKDLLSFRDTILEFIDDTHSLLRDAIGENKKILCEGAQGTMLDVDHGTYPFVTSSSSTAGGACTGLGIPPTKIDRVVGVVKAYTTRVGEGPFPTELNNDCGNLLREEGHEFGATTGRPRRCGWFDAVIARYAIAVNGIESMVLTKIDVLDKFKTIKVCTGYEHKGVVYDEMPADLERLENCEPVYTEYEGWMENTVGITDYDKLPEKAKLYIESLSQLLKTPFLMISTGPERKHTICLGKLF; the protein is encoded by the coding sequence ATGCCTGTAGCTATTGTTTTGGGAATGCAATGGGGGGATGAAGGAAAGGGGAAGATCATTGATCTTCTTTCCGAGGAAGTGGATATCGTGGCTCGTTACCAAGGGGGCCATAACGCGGGCCATACCATCTGTTTCGACGATCATGAGTTTGTCCTGCATCTGATTCCTTCCGGAATTTTCCATCAGGGAAAGTTATGTGTGATTGGCAACGGCGTGGTCATCGACCCTGCCGCACTCATTCAGGAAATGGAGGAACTGAAAAAAACGGGAATTGACTTGAAAGACCGGTTGGTGTTGAGCGATCGAGCGAACATCATCCTGCCGTATCACACCACATCTGACAAAGGCCGTGAAAGTGATGGCAAGTTTCAGAAGATTGGCACGACCGGTCGGGGGATTGGCCCGTCTTACGCAGACAAGATCGCCCGTACAGGCATTCGTACCTGCGACTTTCTCGATGAGGACCGTTTGCGTGAACAATTCCACGCCAACTATCAGGAGAAGAAACAGATTCTAAAAAATCTATACGACCACGACCTGCCCGAATTCGAAACCATGTTTAAGGATCTGCTGAGTTTTCGGGATACCATCCTCGAGTTTATAGATGACACGCACTCCCTGTTGCGGGACGCTATCGGCGAAAATAAAAAAATATTGTGTGAAGGGGCGCAAGGCACGATGCTCGATGTGGATCATGGCACCTATCCTTTTGTGACCTCTTCCAGCTCGACGGCTGGAGGTGCTTGCACGGGACTTGGAATTCCACCGACGAAAATCGACCGGGTGGTGGGTGTTGTCAAAGCCTACACCACGCGAGTGGGAGAGGGACCGTTCCCCACGGAGTTGAACAACGATTGCGGCAACCTTCTGCGTGAAGAGGGCCATGAATTCGGTGCGACTACGGGCCGTCCTAGGCGGTGTGGCTGGTTCGACGCTGTTATCGCCAGGTATGCCATCGCTGTCAACGGCATCGAATCGATGGTGCTGACCAAGATCGACGTTCTTGACAAGTTTAAAACCATCAAGGTGTGCACCGGCTATGAGCATAAAGGAGTTGTTTATGATGAGATGCCTGCGGATCTTGAACGGTTGGAAAATTGCGAACCCGTGTATACCGAATACGAAGGATGGATGGAAAATACGGTGGGCATCACCGATTATGATAAATTACCCGAAAAGGCAAAATTATACATCGAAAGCCTGAGCCAATTATTGAAAACGCCGTTTCTGATGATTTCCACCGGACCCGAAAGAAAACACACCATCTGTTTGGGAAAATTATTCTGA
- a CDS encoding M48 family metalloprotease, translated as MMFFKRRLFVLFLFIVAGCASIQETSSLAPGEQPEKASIEAGLWMQVEKIERETQRSGRLVKDPKLNDYVKKIVCDLAGEYCSDIRVYILDLNFFNAGMYPNGMMHVNTGLLLRTQSEAQLAAVLGHEITHYVKQHSLKRFVDSQTKADALAVLSVPLGGVGLGGVTPLIGLATMGTIAAYSRDHEREADMGGLEFLVKSGYSPGGAPEIWENIIKENEVESEGATSFFFASHPQPEERIENLRKQAKEMSLKGTPKIGEKEHLEVISELRGEWFNQELLRRKFKQSELVLQNLSSSKIYPGELHFFKGELIRMQAEEDYVSRSIEYYQKAIEMDGSDPRPRQAIGLMLMKTDQKVRAAENLEMYLKLKPNADDASIIKSYLTRLR; from the coding sequence ATGATGTTCTTTAAGAGAAGATTATTCGTTTTATTTTTATTTATTGTTGCCGGTTGTGCCTCTATTCAAGAAACCTCCTCTCTTGCACCGGGTGAGCAGCCAGAAAAGGCTTCCATTGAAGCGGGTCTTTGGATGCAGGTAGAAAAAATTGAAAGGGAAACTCAGCGCTCTGGCCGGTTGGTTAAAGATCCAAAATTGAATGATTATGTTAAAAAAATTGTTTGTGATCTGGCAGGCGAATACTGTTCGGACATTCGAGTTTATATCCTCGATCTAAACTTTTTTAATGCCGGTATGTACCCCAATGGAATGATGCATGTCAATACAGGATTATTGCTCCGTACCCAAAGTGAAGCTCAACTGGCGGCGGTATTGGGTCATGAAATAACCCATTATGTCAAACAGCACAGTTTAAAACGTTTTGTGGATTCACAAACGAAAGCCGATGCACTGGCTGTTTTAAGCGTTCCGTTGGGTGGCGTAGGACTTGGCGGTGTAACGCCTCTTATAGGTTTGGCAACCATGGGAACTATAGCTGCTTACAGCCGGGATCATGAACGGGAGGCGGATATGGGAGGATTAGAGTTTCTTGTGAAATCGGGCTATTCTCCTGGTGGTGCTCCTGAGATTTGGGAAAATATCATTAAAGAAAATGAAGTTGAGAGTGAAGGGGCCACGAGCTTTTTTTTTGCATCGCATCCTCAGCCTGAAGAACGGATCGAAAATTTGCGCAAACAGGCTAAGGAAATGTCTCTAAAGGGGACACCCAAAATTGGAGAAAAGGAACATTTAGAAGTCATTTCCGAATTGCGCGGCGAATGGTTCAATCAGGAATTATTGAGACGCAAGTTTAAGCAAAGTGAATTGGTTTTGCAAAACCTGTCCTCTTCCAAAATTTATCCCGGCGAGCTTCATTTTTTCAAGGGCGAATTAATACGGATGCAGGCAGAGGAAGACTATGTCTCTCGATCCATTGAATATTATCAAAAAGCGATTGAAATGGACGGTTCCGATCCTCGGCCCCGGCAAGCAATTGGCTTGATGCTGATGAAAACGGATCAAAAAGTTCGAGCGGCGGAAAATTTGGAGATGTACTTAAAGCTCAAGCCTAACGCTGATGATGCTTCTATTATTAAAAGTTATCTAACACGCCTGAGGTGA